In a genomic window of Branchiostoma lanceolatum isolate klBraLanc5 chromosome 12, klBraLanc5.hap2, whole genome shotgun sequence:
- the LOC136445781 gene encoding tripartite motif-containing protein 2-like has translation MAALSCSGCFDASGPHKILPCAHSFCWRCLVKCADRRSDLSCPICGVIVRLPPQGVRGLSAHFLVDDLLEKFDDDLEKQSEKYCSVHRGEKLTIFCQTCVEAICVQCVGAWHSGHQMGGLTGSGTVTENARSLLVQSKEQVQELHRLQCGINSTIRQVDDCRERMENGIKLAARKAVEGIQRKEAELIQELEGRVGHERLGLEQERREIQTAIGAVAEGWRMVDGEYSARGRERLYESMGHLSDKVDQAQETVQSTSRSYEVDLRFIPSEYESEDLLGSLVVNIGGDIEMKERDSGRYQSMVRGELRSGATGRGTWSQTTSMFDDPAREGTSRWRSGKTSSTVRVETSGGTSKGSVLSPHSRSKLWLKEQDKEEGEVHTSGRALTPSVRPSPKRSPKPKGSTKKSSEDDNKEKKKLEVPVSASPSAVSKKTTSEVATSSTRGKKRGRKEEDALPPKDTPKKVKVEVEELVQFGEKGSRNGQFNEPNGVACSKDGEMFIIDRRNKRIQVFDSEGNFRRKFSTKVKGKDTDPRGLAINPASGEVYVTDSKQKVVNVFSSLGEYIRSFGAGVVSIPCGIAVDSSGRAFVADMESHHVTVHDPDGNVAMEIGNAQRGDAHLHIPLGVALAPNGDVLVTDGFLCCIKRFGPDGSFRSKFDCPKKDERYQDPRGICVTPLGDVVAFAGGSCVALFDQEGEAVRCLVTQENGLEAPSAVAYQPEGRRLVVTDTKKHSITIKTI, from the coding sequence ATGGCGGCTCTGTCTTGTAGCGGCTGTTTTGACGCCTCCGGACCGCATAAAATCCTCCCGTGTGCCCATTCATTCTGCTGGCGATGTCTCGTCAAATGTGCCGACCGAAGATCGGACCTGTCCTGTCCGATCTGCGGGGTGATCGTGCGCCTACCACCGCAGGGAGTTCGCGGCCTCAGCGCTCACTTCCTCGTGGACGACTTGCTCGAGAAATTCGACGACGATTTGGAGAAGCAGTCTGAGAAATACTGCTCGGTTCACAGAGGAGAAAAGCTGACGATTTTCTGTCAGACTTGCGTGGAGGCCATCTGCGTTCAGTGTGTGGGGGCATGGCACAGTGGCCATCAAATGGGCGGTCTGACTGGGAGCGGCACTGTGACTGAGAACGCCAGATCTCTTCTTGTACAGAGCAAGGAACAGGTACAAGAACTACACAGGCTTCAGTGTGGGATTAACTCGACCATCCGCCAAGTTGACGACTGTAGGGAACGGATGGAAAACGGGATCAAGCTAGCTGCACGGAAGGCAGTCGAGGGCATACAACGGAAAGAGGCAGAGCTCATACAGGAGCTAGAAGGTAGGGTGGGGCACGAACGGTTAGGCCTGGAGCAGGAAAGGCGGGAAATTCAAACTGCGATAGGAGCGGTGGCTGAGGGATGGAGGATGGTGGATGGAGAGTATTCAGCTCGAGGAAGAGAGCGTCTGTACGAATCCATGGGGCACCTTTCCGACAAGGTGGACCAAGCGCAGGAGACGGTACAGTCGACTTCCCGCTCCTACGAAGTCGACTTGAGGTTTATTCCCTCAGAGTACGAGAGCGAAGATCTACTCGGAAGCCTCGTGGTCAACATCGGTGGCGACATTGAGATGAAGGAACGAGATTCAGGGCGATACCAATCCATGGTCAGGGGAGAACTGAGATCTGGAGCGACAGGGAGGGGCACGTGGTCGCAGACCACGTCCATGTTCGACGACCCGGCGAGAGAGGGAACATCAAGATGGCGCTCTGGCAAGACCTCTTCGACGGTAAGAGTGGAAACCAGCGGTGGGACAAGTAAAGGGAGTGTCCTGTCGCCTCATTCAAGGAGCAAGTTGTGGCTCAAGGAGCAGGATAAGGAGGAGGGTGAGGTCCATACAAGTGGGCGCGCCCTAACCCCAAGTGTTCGTCCTTCACCTAAACGCAGTCCCAAACCCAAAGGCAGTACCAAGAAATCAAGCGAAGAtgacaacaaagaaaagaagaagttgGAAGTGCCAGTCAGTGCCAGTCCGTCAGCTGTGAGTAAGAAGACCACATCCGAAGTGGCGACGTCGTCTACCAGGGGCAAGAAACGTGGGAGGAAGGAGGAAGACGCCTTACCACCCAAAGACACTCCCAAGAAAGTTAAAGTTGAGGTGGAGGAGCTTGTGCAGTTTGGCGAGAAGGGTTCTCGTAACGGACAGTTCAACGAGCCAAACGGCGTGGCGTGCTCCAAAGATGGCGAGATGTTTATAATCGACCGAAGGAACAAGAGGATCCAAGTCTTTGACAGCGAAGGAAACTTTCGCAGAAAATTTTCCACCAAGGTCAAAGGGAAGGACACGGACCCACGAGGTCTCGCGATAAATCCCGCGAGTGGTGAGGTTTACGTCACCGACTCGAAACAGAAAGTAGTGAACGTGTTCTCATCATTGGGAGAGTACATTCGGAGCTTTGGTGCAGGGGTGGTCAGCATACCATGTGGTATAGCAGTGGACAGCTCTGGACGCGCCTTCGTCGCTGATATGGAGAGTCACCATGTCACAGTCCACGATCCGGACGGGAACGTTGCCATGGAGATCGGGAACGCCCAACGAGGAGACGCACACCTTCACATTCCGCTAGGCGTCGCTCTTGCCCCGAACGGCGACGTACTCGTCACAGACGGCTTCTTGTGTTGCATCAAACGTTTCGGTCCAGACGGATCCTTCCGCTCCAAGTTCGACTGTCCCAAAAAGGACGAGAGGTACCAAGACCCCCGGGGTATCTGCGTGACTCCACTTGGTGATGTCGTGGCTTTCGCCGGTGGTAGCTGTGTGGCCTTGTTCGACCAAGAAGGCGAAGCAGTCCGCTGTCTTGTCACCCAAGAGAACGGACTGGAGGCGCCTTCTGCAGTTGCCTACCAACCCGAAGGGCGGCGTCTAGTTGTCACCGACACCAAGAAGCACAGCATTACAATTAAAACGATCTAA
- the LOC136446567 gene encoding tripartite motif-containing protein 2-like has protein sequence MAGPESDFQAAALPRWVVDDILTCGICFETFDFKSKKPKSLPSCRHVFCMDCLIKHAASEQNQRKQGQGKWTTFECPTCRKKVNLSPKGVEGLPDDRTVLGLTDKVLNKGGVSLKAKDEEKANKDGMVTRVIDTCPKHPREELRMFCNRCAVPVCAECVEIEHDGHSTSGIKKVAGMSKENLNPLLGEGKWKMKELGGHLKGLQYAEERLQASKEAATADVRELGRTLKSEIDEIVAILLGEIESRYKDKFEVVTKEKDSASRKLEELNQICSGVEAELENSTPSKIVEKEQEMGDQLKQVVSQDVPVEEYVLTLAFKASRTKLSDLSFGEVTETVDTVDRKSFTNSVLWQVEGKMRNPGGVTTWDEEVYVVDRGNKQIQVFDCHGNSRRRFSTDVFGNGSEPQDVCVTIFENESRVLVTDKCEQGLRIFDKYGERPDRVSGVSKGPMGLTVCKHSKTLIVVDEDSNCVRMCPALDRRGPPTNYAYSFNHPFGITTSVKGKIFISDCQNHCIKVLSPTGEHLNTFGSEGGGKGQLQHPLGVHCDNQGRILVADSGNRRVGVFSEEGEFVAHAVTAEDGLGCPVGVALLQQRNMLVVTDTESHKLLFLRYSL, from the exons ATGGCGGGCCCGGAAAGCGACTTCCAGGCCGCGGCGTTACCACGGTGGGTAGTGGACGACATTCTAACGTGCGGGATTTGTTTCGAAACCTTCGACTTCAAGTCGAAGAAACCGAAAAGCCTGCCGTCATGTCGACACGTCTTCTGCATGGACTGTTTGATCAAACATGCGGCTTCGGAACAGAACCAGCGGAAACAGGGTCAGGGGAAGTGGACCACGTTCGAGTGCCCGACGTGCCGGAAAAAG GTGAACCTGTCGCCGAAAGGAGTGGAGGGACTACCCGACGACCGGACTGTTCTAGGTTTGACCGATAAAGTACTCAACAAGGGAGGGGTCAGTCTAAAAGCCAAGGACGAGGAGAAAGCCAACAAG GACGGTATGGTGACGCGAGTGATTGACACGTGCCCGAAGCACCCCCGGGAAGAACTGCGCATGTTCTGTAACAGGTGTGCCGTGCCCGTGTGCGCTGAGTGTGTGGAGATAGAACATGACGGACACAGCACTTCTG GAATAAAGAAAGTTGCTGGGATGTCCAAGGAGAATCTAAACCCCCTTCTCGGTGAAGGCAAGTGGAAGATGAAAGAACTTGGCGGACACCTGAAGGGACTTCAGTATGCTGAGGAACGTCTACAAGCGAGCAAGGAAGCCGCAACAGCTGACGTGCGAGAGTTGGGAAGAACTCTCAAGTCTGAGATAGATGAAATAGTCGCAATTCTGTTGGGTGAAATAGAATCTCGCTACAAAGATAAGTTTGAAGTAGTAACCAAAGAGAAAGATTCTGCTTCCAGAAAGCTAGAGGAACTCAATCAGATATGTTCAGGAGTAGAAGCAGAACTTGAAAATAGCACTCCTTCAAAAATTGTAGAGAAAGAGCAAGAAATGGGTGACCAGTTGAAGCAAGTTGTGTCGCAAGATGTCCCTGTAGAGGAGTATGTCCTCACCTTAGCTTTTAAGGCCAGCAGGACAAAACTAAGTGATCTGTCGTTTGGCGAAGTAACGGAAACTGTTGATACCGTAGATAGAAAGTCGTTCACGAACTCCGTTCTATGGCAGGTAGAGGGTAAGATGAGGAACCCTGGAGGGGTAACAACATGGGATGAGGAGGTGTATGTGGTAGACAGGGGAAacaagcagatacaggtgtttgattgccatggtaacagcagGCGTAGGTTCTCTACGGATGTCTTTGGGAACGGGTCCGAGCCGCAGGATGTCTGCGTCACGATTTTTGAGAACGAAAGCAGAGTTCTTGTCACAGATAAGTGCGAACAGGGGCTGAGAATCTTCGACAAGTATGGTGAACGCCCAGACAGGGTCAGTGGAGTTTCTAAGGGCCCTATGGGTCTCACTGTGTGTAAACATAGTAAGACCCTTATTGTTGTTGACGAGGATAGCAACTGTGTCCGCATGTGTCCAGCGCTGGACCGTCGTGGTCCTCCAACTAACTATGCCTACTCCTTCAATCACCCTTTTGGGATCACAACAAGTGTGAAAGGCAAAATCTTCATCTCTGATTGTCAGAATCACTGCATAAAGGTTCTCAGTCCAACTGGAGAGCACCTGAACACCTTTGGATCAGAAGGGGGAGGGAAGGGGCAGTTACAACATCCCTTAGGGGTACATTGTGACAATCAAGGTAGGATTCTGGTAGCTGACTCGGGAAACAGACGGGTGGGAGTTTTCAGTGAGGAAGGGGAATTCGTAGCGCATGCTGTTACAGCAGAGGATGGTTTGGGTTGTCCAGTTGGGGTGGCGCTGTTACAGCAACGAAACATGTTGGTTGTTACGGATACTGAAAGCCACAAACTTCTCTTCTTGAGATACAGTTTGTAA